Proteins from a single region of Congzhengia minquanensis:
- the rplI gene encoding 50S ribosomal protein L9: protein MKVILQADVKGHGKKGDLVNASDGYAKNYLIPKGLAVLADKTTINELENRKSSEQFHKNQEELHAKQLAEKLEGSKIKFQIKAGDNGKLFGSITAKDIAEQIKMQLHVEIDKKKVVLPDSIKTLGSTEVVIKVYANIAAKITVEVLPL, encoded by the coding sequence ATGAAAGTAATTTTACAGGCCGATGTTAAGGGGCACGGAAAAAAAGGAGATTTGGTAAACGCATCAGATGGATATGCGAAAAACTATTTGATTCCAAAAGGCCTTGCCGTTCTGGCTGATAAAACAACCATAAATGAACTGGAAAACAGAAAAAGTTCTGAGCAGTTTCATAAAAACCAGGAGGAACTCCATGCAAAGCAGCTGGCCGAAAAGTTGGAAGGCTCTAAGATAAAATTCCAGATAAAGGCGGGAGACAACGGAAAGCTGTTTGGCTCCATCACAGCAAAAGACATTGCCGAACAAATTAAGATGCAGCTTCACGTTGAGATCGACAAAAAAAAGGTTGTGCTGCCGGACAGTATTAAAACCCTTGGCAGCACGGAAGTTGTGATAAAGGTTTATGCCAATATTGCCGCAAAGATAACGGTTGAGGTTTTACCGCTTTAA
- the dnaB gene encoding replicative DNA helicase gives MDVQNDNFIQTPLPHNKEAEQSVLGSMLIDRDCVTAAFERLSADDFYIEANKKIFSAMQALFNRNTPIDLVTVSEELTAGGVLEAVGGIQYISYLATTLPTTANIVQHIDIVCEKSLRRKLIHTANDIIDKSYNAGGSSQEVADNAGKLIFDALEDNSQRGMVHIRDLLLQTHDNLTDMYQNKGKLTGAPTGFEGLDKELHGLQKSDLILIAARPGMGKTSFALNVASHAAIRGNVPVAIFSLEMSGVQLVSRLISSEMLIDSNHLRSGELEDDDWEKIAVSLNTLGNAPIYISDSTNITVSDIRARCRRLKAEKGLGLIVIDYLQLMSGSRSESRQQEVSDMSRSLKILAKELNVPIVTLSQLSRAPDQRKDDHRPKLSDLRESGAIEQDADIVLFLYRDEIYNPDTEQKNIAECIIAKHRNGSTGNIKMVWAGQYTKFMNLDNQH, from the coding sequence ATGGATGTGCAAAACGATAATTTCATACAAACTCCCCTGCCGCACAACAAAGAAGCGGAACAGTCTGTGCTCGGCTCCATGTTGATTGACCGCGATTGCGTAACTGCTGCTTTTGAGCGTTTGAGTGCAGACGATTTTTACATTGAAGCCAACAAAAAAATATTTTCCGCAATGCAGGCGTTGTTTAACCGCAATACTCCAATCGATTTGGTAACGGTTTCTGAGGAACTCACCGCAGGCGGTGTGTTGGAAGCGGTAGGCGGAATTCAATATATTTCCTATCTTGCCACAACATTGCCGACAACAGCAAACATCGTTCAGCATATAGATATTGTGTGCGAAAAATCCTTAAGACGAAAATTAATACATACCGCAAACGACATTATTGACAAAAGTTACAACGCAGGCGGCTCCTCCCAGGAAGTGGCGGATAACGCCGGCAAACTGATTTTCGATGCGCTGGAAGATAACAGCCAGCGCGGCATGGTTCACATTCGCGATTTGCTTCTGCAAACACACGACAACCTTACGGATATGTATCAAAACAAGGGTAAGCTCACCGGCGCTCCAACAGGCTTTGAGGGGCTGGACAAAGAACTTCATGGGCTGCAGAAGTCTGACCTTATTTTAATTGCCGCCCGGCCCGGAATGGGAAAAACCAGCTTTGCTCTAAATGTTGCGTCCCACGCAGCTATTCGGGGAAATGTTCCTGTGGCTATTTTCAGTTTGGAAATGTCCGGTGTTCAGCTGGTTTCAAGGCTAATCAGTTCCGAAATGCTCATTGACAGCAACCATCTGCGCAGTGGTGAACTGGAAGACGACGACTGGGAAAAAATTGCGGTATCGTTAAACACTTTAGGAAATGCGCCGATTTACATCAGTGACTCCACAAACATCACCGTGTCGGATATCCGTGCAAGGTGCCGCAGGTTAAAGGCGGAAAAGGGTTTAGGATTGATTGTGATTGACTATTTGCAGCTCATGTCCGGCTCCCGGTCGGAAAGCAGGCAGCAGGAAGTTTCCGATATGTCCCGTTCCTTAAAAATATTGGCAAAGGAACTAAATGTGCCAATTGTAACCCTTTCCCAGCTTTCCCGTGCGCCGGATCAGCGCAAAGACGACCATAGACCAAAGCTGAGCGACCTTCGTGAGTCTGGCGCCATTGAGCAGGACGCAGATATTGTTTTGTTTTTATACCGGGACGAAATTTATAACCCCGACACGGAACAAAAAAATATTGCGGAATGTATCATTGCAAAGCACCGTAACGGTTCAACGGGAAACATTAAAATGGTCTGGGCTGGTCAATATACGAAATTTATGAACCTTGACAACCAGCATTAA